CGAGAGAGGTCGAGAGGGAGATAGACGGGTCGGGGGACACTTTGGCCCCATCCAACGATaccctagaaggccagcatcccagagtcacctagtcactgttgactttgagactggtgttttgcgggtactatttcatgaagctgccagttgaggacctgtgaggcatctgtttctcaaactagacactacaacgtacttgtcctcttgctcagttgtgcaccggggcctcccactcctctttctattctggttagcgccaatgtgcgctgttctgtgaaggaagtagtacacagtgttgtacgaggtCTTCAGTTTCGTGGCAATTTCTCGcaaggaatagccttcatttctcagaacaagaatagactgatgagtttcagaagaaagatctttgtttctggcctttttgagcctgtaatcaaaccctcaaatgctgatgctccagatactcaactagtctaaagaaggccagttttattgctgctTTAATCAGAGAAACAgtcttcagctgtgctaacataattgcaaaagggttttctaatgatcaatttgccttttaaaatgacaaacttggatgagctaacacaacgtgccattggaacacaggagtgaaggttgctgataatgggcctctgtacgcctaatgtagatattccattaaagatCAAtcgtttccaactacaatagtcattaacaatgtctacactctacttctgatcaatttgatgttattttaatagacaaataGTTGCTTTACTttcgaaaacaaggacatttctaagtgaccccaaactttttacgaaagaatgtggtgattgacggTGTCAAATGCAGCACTTAGGTTTTGGACAGacgcagagccttggtctgacgtcatcaaaaggtcatttaccacttTCACGAGTGCCGTCTCAGAACTATGATgcggtctaaaaccagactggagcATTTCgaatacattatttgtcttcaggaaggcagtgagttgccaTGCAACAGCTTTTaattaaaaacatatatatattggagaggaatgggagattccaCGATACAGGCCGATTTTGTAaaagttttttacattttctgggtcaaggtttggctttatcaagagaggctttattactgcgaCTTTTATTGAGTTTGGTACAtatctggtggatagagagccatatattatgttcaacataggaggcccaagcacaggaagctgctctttcagtagtttagttggaatagggtccagtatgtagctggaaggtttagaggccatgactatttttgtgaatgtttcgAGAGATACCGGATTAATAACCTTGAATGTCTCCATTTATCTTAGGTGCGGGCAGTTCTGTTTAGACTCAGGACAACTAAGTTTTGGAGAAAGACACAGATTCAAAGAGGAGTCCATTATTGGCTTTCTGATGGTCATGATCTTTTCATCTCAGAAGTTCAAGAATCCATCACTGTTGAATTGAAGGCCGTCCTCTCTTGGGGGATACTGCAATTTTTGGATTGTTTGTATTCTCCTCAATCAGGTTGGGAAAGAAGGCTGATCGAGCAGCCGCAGGGGCTCTTCGATATTGCATGGtcctgtctttccaagctagtcagaagacttccgGTTTGGTGGAGCACCATTTCCACTCcagttttctggaagcttgcttcagggcttggATATTTTCTGTATACTGCCTGTTTGTTTATGTTCTTGAGCCCCTGGTGATAGGACTTTTGACCTTGGTGATAATGTAACCTAATCTCTGTCTTTTGTCAGGGAAAGGCCTCATTTCCCTTTTACCGCTGTGACTTGGTTGAGCAGTTGAGCTTCATGCGTGTCTGGAGTGTTACTGTATGTTAAGAAATTGCGTTTGCAAGGTACATATGGCTATAGAAAGATAACATAGTAAGCTAAACGCTTGTTTCCAGTTAAAAATGGTATTGTTAAAAAAATGCAACATCCATGCCTTAAATCTGTGGGGCGCAAAACCAGTGTCACCTGCTTTTCTCATCTGCCTAGCACATTAGTGTCACTGATTGCTCTGACTGCATGGAACTGGCTTCCCAGCGCTAAGCAAGAAGGAACTAAAAGCAACACACTTAGGGGCCCACGTATCTGAAATTACCCATCCTTGACCCAGATGGCACTGATCACATCCTCTTTATACACACACTGTaacaactctctttctctctccaggtgtATCTGCTGAGATCTGCAGGGTGACGGGGGGAGTGTTGGGGATCCACTGGAGCAGCGTGGTCGATTTAGGCTGGCGTCCCCTGGCCGTGGGGAGGGGCAGCGCCAGCTGCTGGGACTCCTGCTGCCTTGAGCCAGCCTGCAGCGCCGTCTGGAGCCTGGGGGGGCACTGTGTGCTGCTAAACTGCTCCAACAGAGGAGTCTGTGAAGTCACATCTCTCCCCCAGCCCCACATTGAGTCCCTGGGGCTCCTACAGCTATTTTCAAAGGGCACCACCACAGCTCGGAGGAGAAGGCTCAGGCGGGCACAAACAGGAAAGGGAAGTGAGGCCGTAAGCCAGAAACATGGGTCGGACCACAAACGTTCTAGCACTGTGAGTCAATGGAAAGTTACTGTTCTGTAGTTGAGTCATAAATGACGGTTTACCTCCATTCTTCTCTCCAGGATCACTGGGACAGAGTAGATGAATGCACATACTAAATAACTTCATATACATTTCTACATGCATGACAACCTTATTTCCCTGACTTGTGTGTTATTGAATATCATGCAATCTCTTAACTGCAGTGGTTGACGTCGTGAAGGCTATTGAAGCCTGTACAATGTAGCCAATGCCTTTAGTCCTCTTTCCATTCTCATCTGAAGTACATCCATGTCTTGGCAGGGAGTTTCCAAGGATGAAGAGCTTCCGGCTCCAACAGTCGGCGGCACCAGCGGAGGAGCTTTCCCTCAAACATCTGATAAGAATCACAGCCAGCTAACTGATGGAAGTGGAGAAGCGCCATCACCCTCACAGCAGAACTCTAAATCAGAGGACACCATAGGCCCAGCATCTTCCAACAGCAGCTCTGTGCTTCCCGCTAATGCTCCTACAATCACTACATCACCAACCCAGGCTGGTAAGGCAGTGGACACGGAAATCTTGACTTAGTATTCCTCAAAACCCACCCTCGGCAACTTTTGGGTTAATAAGATACTAATCACAAAATGTATGTGTTGAGGTATGTATTCATGGCAGGTAAAGCATTTGCCCTAAACATCTACTCCCGCTCAAAAACTGGCACCTGCTGCAGATTTCTGTCTACTTTGAATTAACTGCTGTTTCAGTTGCTCCGTCTTCCATTTTAGTCCATGTCATGCCTCTGGTTTCCATGACAGTCCGGGAATTGGTGGTGTCGGCAGGCGAGAGTGTGGAGGTCACGCTGCCGCGCAACGAGGTAGAACTCAACGCCTTTGTGGTGCCAGCGCCCCAGCCAGGTACGACTACTCAACCTACCTGCCTTATCACTTTGTTTTACTGTATCATACACCTGTATTATACACACCCTCTGTAGTCCACGTCTCACCCCTAATTCTACATACGCTTATCTGTTGAAGTTGGCATGACGATGACAAAGAGGAGAGCTCCTGCAGAAAACAGCCTGGTACTAAGGCTAGCTCCGTATCCCTGCAGGTCATTCCTCGTCGCTTAAATCCTCGGCTTTGActcgcccctctctctttctcacttctcGAAAGGGACCGACTATGCATTTGACTGGCTCTTGAGGACTCACCCCAAAGACTacagtggagagatggaggggaaacACAGCGAGACGCTCAAACTCAGCAAGGTGCAGCTCCTTGAATTAGTTCaaccgttatctctctctctctctctctctctctctgttcaaacCCTGGCCGCTTAACTGAAATTGAATTTGTGACTAGAGCCatttatacagtacagtaatactaTGAGAAACAATTCCTATAGTATTCGCTCTAATTCAACCTTTCTCTGGCTCTTGTTCCTGTGTTCAGCTGACGGTGGGACTGTATGAGTTTGAGGTGACCGTGGATGGTGACGGAGCACACGGAGAGGGCTATGTCAACGTCACAGTCAAACCCGGTGGGGGTTAAACTAACATGACTCGTATTGACTGTGTTTGATATGCTCATTAGTAGGAACGTGCAAACTGTAACATATTAAAGGGCACCTCCCCTGACTCTCCCATTAATGGGCTAATAAAGAACTGTCGACAATGACTCatacctgggtcatgttcattcgAACCAAATGGAAGataacagactgaaacagggatgGATTACCTGgagttgtccaataagaaatgctcattTTAGTTTTCCATTGCAACAATGTTTTGCTACGCGTTcgctaatgaacacaacccagctgTACCATTCAGCCAATTAGCTAACCTCTTCCACTTCACAGAGCCACGGGTAAACAAGCTCCCCGTCGCTGTGGTTTCCCCAAAGTTCCAGGAGATATCCTTGCCAACCAGCTCCACCGTGATCGACGGCAGCCGTGAGTACACCTGGCTTTTTGGTCTCAATCAAATCATATAAACTAGAATTGCACCATCTGTTGATGATGTCAAAAGGCGTTTTATGTTGCATCTTGTCTAGTTGTTTCATGACAAAAAAAGACAGATTTGGTCAATGGTGCCCTTATTTAGATTATAGCTCTACTAGCGTACATTGAAATTATAGCTTGACCATTTTAGGTCAAGAACTGGTATTTGCCCTAGAATACTAATGTTGATCTTTAGCTTGGTGCAAAGGTCCTCCAAACAACACCCTGGGCAGTTTTTACATTATCACCTTACATAAAACAATGGAAGACAAACTTTAGTAGTCAGGGTTGAGACCGGGGCAAAAATATAGGCAGGGTGGCCTATACATTTAACCAGTTCTTTTCCCCTCTTCTTCCTgtcctgtcttcctcctctcgcTGTGTGCGGTCCCTCAGAGAGCACAGACGATGACAAGGTGGTGGCGTGGCACTGGGAGGAGGTGAAGGGCCCGCTGAGAGAGGAGAAGGTCTCTGCAGACACCCAAATCCTCACCCTCACCGGCCTGGTCCCAGGGAACTACACATTCAGGCACTGTTACCTTGTCTTCTCAATGGGCAATGCGTCATCTTGTATATTCTCTACATATTGCTTTATATTCCTTGAGGTACTTCTTTCTATTTTGTCCCTATGGGCATGCTCTACCTTGTATTCCCCTTCTATCTCTTACTTCAGATGTTTTCGTTATACCATATCACATGCATTCGCCCAcgcccctcaccccctctcccaaTTTCAGCCGTAGGTGAAGGCTACTGTGGGTCTTAGAAGCAAGGAGGACGTTAGGAATTTGTCTATCTGTCATAAACTGGACCTTCCCGCACGGTACTCAGATTAGCATCTCAGATTTACACATGCCTGGCACAGTACCAACTAGTTAGAGATTAGGGGTTGGTTTAGAATTTAGCGTAAGTATTCAATCAAAACCGTCCTCCCGCATCCTTCAATATCACACCTTTTTACTTCACCTCCAAACAAATGAGTTGGTGTGTTTTTGAGTTTGTAGTTTTTATCCGTCCCCTATTTTCTCCCCTTTAGTCTGACTGTTACGGACTCGGACGGGGCCCAGAGCTCCACCCAGGCCACGCTGTCGGTCAACAAGGCCGTGGACTACCGGCCGGTGGCCAACGCCGGGCCCAACCAGGTCATCACGCTCCCGCGCAACGCTGTCACACTACATGGCAACCAGAGCACGGACGACCACGAGCCGCTGGCCTACGAGTGGTCGCTCAGCCCCGAGAGCAAGGGCAAGGTGGTGGAGATGCAGGTGAGAGAGGAGCACCAGGGGAAGCTTCAGTTTGTCAGAGACCATGCACAGGGCCTGTCTTAGCAATCAAGGGGATTCTgtcttttttattattatttaattttcaCTTTATTTTCATGATAGCCTTATTGTGGCAATTGTTGTTTTGAAGGTGGACATTTCTTCTCTGCCATCTTGATAGCATTCTCTTCGTTCGATAGGGCGTCCGGACTCCCGCTCTGCAGCTGTCTGCCATGCAGGAAGGAGACTACACCTTCCAGCTCACTGTCACAGACACAGCCGGACAGCAGGACACGGCACAGGTCACTGTTATCGTCCAGCCAGGTAAGCCAGCAGCATATGTATCATGTGTGTCTATGGCTAATGTCAACACCAATGCTATTGTGTCACTTATCCGAATGTGTGTTGGCTTAACCTTGTTGAGGCTTACATTGGGAATAGCATCAAGAGAAATGAATGGAAAATGCTGTTAGCTCCCTTGTGTGATCTTGCAGTTGCGTGAATATCATGCCTGATTTACATGAAATAAGCCACACATATTTTCTCTAATTCTTTGCTATTATATAACATATCTGAATGGATGTTGGTTTACCCTTGATGAAACATACATTGAGAATAGAGACAGGCAAAACTAGCACGATTCTGTACGTAAAAATACACTTCTATATGGATATTGTCCTCCCAGCATGTCACCAAAATCTATGTTCTCCTGAGCCTGCTTGTGTTCCATCCTCCTCAGAGAACAATAAGCCCCCAGTAGCAGACGCCGGTCCAGAGAAGGAGCTGACCCTACCTGTGGACCGCACCACTCTGGACGGCAGCAAGAGCACGGACGACCAGAATATCTCCACCTACCACTGGAAACAGAACAAGTCAGtattcacagacagacagaccagacagacagacgaccagaccagacagacagacagacagacgaccaGAATATCTCCCTCCACCTACCACTGGAAACAGAGCAAGTCAGtattcacagacagacagacagacgaccagaccagacagacagacagacagacgaccagaccagacagacagacagacgaccaGAATATCTCCACCTATCACTGGAAACAGAACAAGTCAGtattcacagacagacagacagaccagacagactgacgaccagaccagacagactgacgaccagaccagacagacagacgaccagaccagaccagacagacgaccagaccagaccagaccagacagacccacccacccatccacccaaaATGCACATAGACGCACACGCACTCAACCACATTCATGCTCACTTTCGCTCacgtacacactcacatacactccCGAATAAACACAGAGCACCCTTTGGCAAATGACACACTCGCTGTTCTCTGTATATGAGATTGACACTTGGTTCAACTCACAGAGGCAATATGTTGAGTGGGAGAAGACTCTTTGGAGCTCTCTTCTATTCCATCTCTCATGATGTATGGCCCAGTTCAGCGCTATGTGCTGACAGCGGAGAGTGGAACTGCTGTTTCTCCACTCTgtgatggtctgtctgtctgtctctcaggggtCCGGACGGAGTGAAGATCGAGAACGCCGATGGCGCCGTTGCCACGGTGACGGGGCTGCAGGTGGGCGAGTACGAGTTCAGTCTGACCGTGACGGACGAGAGGAAGCTGGCGAGCACCGACACGGTCACGGTCATCGTCCGAGAGGGTAATTttcccattgtgtgtgtgtggttttgtttaAATTCTCTTTCCTGATTTCGTAAGAGTAGGTTTTTCCTTAGCCTCTGATTTATTTCTGGGTGCTGAGATTAGTTTTTACCAGACAAACACAGTTATtatttgagtttgcaagaaaggcatttcactataCTTGTGACATTAAAAACTTGAAACTTTATTTAATGTAGAATTGCCGACAAAGAAATGTGTCAGAGATGGAACTCTCTGAAGCTTTCAGAAACAGGCTAGACGAGGTCTCACACGAGAAGCACTCAACTATTCAAAACCCCTTTGAAGTATAACTGAAGCATAACTCACACACCTATATTATTACCAGGTGCATGGAGAGAAACAGCATACGGAGTATTTCAGAATACTCTTTGGCACGGCAATATCCTTTAAAAGTGTCTGGTCTTCTCTTTACCAGAGTTAGACCAACCCCCAGTAGCCCATGTCCAGTCCAGGCCGGCCATCTCTCTGCCCCTGCGGACTGCAGCCCTGGACGGCTCCCACTCCACAGACGACAAGGGTGGAGTCGGCTACTTGTGGACCCGTGACGACAGTAGTCCTGCagcaggggtgagagagagtcCACTCCGTGGTACTATAACGGATAACAGAAATATTTACAGAAAATATTATTAAGTGCTAGGGGAGCTGTGGCAAACATACAATGTACCTATAGTAAGTCAACAGAAAATGTACAATGTAGCATACATTTCCCTCTTCATTGTTGTATTAGGTAAAAGCATTATGATCAAATGCAATCTGCTCTTGCATTTCTCATGATAAACATTCTACTTAATAGTATTTGCGTACAATGACCTACTGGAAATATTTTGAACAAGTATGTGTTCTGGTCAGACCCGTTTTTCCACTTTTCTTTTTGCAGTAGTGTAGGCCATTGCATGCAGCTCGAAAATACAACGTTCTGCAATTATAACATAATTCAATGTCTTCAACGTCTTTGAATTAAGAAATGTGTCATCAACATAAGACAAAATATCTTTGTAattgatcaaatacaaatcaaaTGCATCTTGTCTGAAGAGTTGTGTTGTCTTTGTCCCCCAGGACGTACTGAACAACTCTGACCACCAGGCGGTGCTGTTTCTCACTAACCTGGTGGAGGGAAAGTACAGCTTCACTCTGACTGTGACAGACAGCAAGGGCCAGAGCAGCTCAGACAGAGGGACTGTAGAGGTCAAACCGGGTCAGTGGGCTCCTTATGGACTACAAACACAGCCCCAAAATCAACCCCTCGACACTTGGTCTGAAAGAATCAAATGGATGTGGCTATAGCTACAACTAGCCTGTTGATACACTAAGTTTATTTTCCATTATATTCCTCCCACCCAATCCATTCAGATCTATGGGAAGTAGGAGAAATACTATATGGataacacacacaagcacagcagAAATGGGTCCTACACACACTATCATTATCCCAATgtcttcctctccctcactctgtcctctgccctctctctcctgtcagatGTGTGGCAGCGTGACCTGGTGGAGCTGGTGCTGGAGGTGTCTGTGTCCCAGGTGTCCCACCGCCAGAGAGACATGCTGCTCAGACAGGTGGGCGTGCTACTGGGCGTGCTCGACAGTGACATCATCGTACGGGAGGTCAGCGCCTTCAACGAGCACAGGTCAGCTCCTTTCCTCTATGTTTCGGGTCTCTTCATTTCAACTCACTCGACTTTATTGGCACAGTAAGTTACTTAATTGCAATGTAAGTGCAAGAACACAGGAATTCACTCTTTCTCTGACATACTCTTTCTTGTACACGTTTTAGCATGTgttgttttgaacaatgtgtaaTTTAAATTTTAAAAATTGCCACGTTTACAATGTGTAACTTTGTTACCACACTTATGAGAGATTCTTTGTTACAAAACTAGGAGGCAATGTTTATAATTACTAAGAATTATTCGTAATTAGGCTGGTTGTGGGAATCTATTAatttcctcccatctccattcctctcctctcagtaCTCGACTGGTGTTCTTGGTGTCTGGGGGTCCGGGTCGCCCCCCACTGTCCGGTCACAGTGTGGCTCTGGGGCTGCGCAACAAGCTACGCAAACAGAAGAACGACTTCCTCATCTTCAAGGCACGGCGGGTGGACACAGTCAGTGAGTATCCAGACACGTGACAAGAGAAAAGCATGACATGGATGGAGAAATGTATTAGGACTAATGAATTGAGACTTAGTTCATTTACATGACAAGCACTTATTGAGAGTTTGCTGTGAAATTAAACATGCTCTATGAATGAAAtacgtattttttttaaatattgttttTACATTTGTGATATTTAAAGTATGGGCAATTTTAGTTTATTTTGACTTACCCTTACCTCTCTTTTTAACTTACAACTTCAAGTTTGTCttaatatatttgttttattcatcTCCAGGTTAGATAGACTAGTCTTAAAAGACAGTTAGGATACGATTGTCGTCTTTGACCAAGAAGATGTCAAGAAGACTctagaaaacctgtggcctgacgGAATTCGAAGTTCACGTCTGTTAACGTCTCTCTTCCCCTTGCAGTCTGCCAGCTGAACTGCTCCAGTCACGGGGATTGCGACTCATTCACGCGGACCTGTGTCTGCCACCCCTTCTGGATGGAGAATTTTATCAAAGGACAGCTGTGGGACCAAGAGAGCAACTGTGGTGAGGAGCGGAGTGGACACTCGTGAAATTGAAGATGATGACATTATACATTAGGATACTGTGAAGACTCATGTGACTGCATGAATTTACTTCCGAGTATGATACACAGTGGAAAGCAACGTAATGGAAATATCAAGTGCTGAGTTTCCACTTTCTCATTCTGACAACCTGCGACTTGTATTGACCCTCTCTCTTTCAGAATGGAGTGTGCTGTATGTGACCATAGCATCCTTCATGATCGTGGTTGCCATCGCGACCTTTGTCTGGGGAATGGTGTGTTGTTGCCGCGGGTAAGAGTGCCACTAACATTTGAGTTTGACATTTTTGTACATTAATATTATGTTGCTTTGTTTACATTGCATGGCGTGCTACTCTGTTTTATATACGTGCTTGTTGTCCATCCAGTAATGTGGAATAAGCAGACTGACAGGACTGTGTGTTTTGAACAGGCGAAAGGGTAAAATGCGCCACAAGAGCAAAAGCCGCTATAAGATGCTTAATGGCGAAGAGCAGGACGGCCTGGAGCTACACCCACCCCGagctggtaacacacacactttacatagCCTCTGTGCCTTATTATCTTGGAATATGTTGAAAACAGCACATTCCTATTCCTTTCCCTTTCACCCCCACCAGGCCGAATGAAGCCGGCCCCCGCCCCCTCGTCCTCAGCCCTCATGCGCTCTGACTCAGACTTGGACAGTGACGACGGCCAAGGAGGGGTCCCATGGACAGACAGGGAACGAGGACACCTCCTCCGACCCCACAACGGCACCCTGGAAAACGGCCAGGGCCCCACCAGGAACAAAAAGCAAAGAGAGGAGCTGCTATAGCAACAGAGGGTGGTGGAACACCCCTCCCCACCCCTAATCCCTCACCAcccactctctttcactcttctcCACCACACAAGCTGGACACCTCTCCACCCATAGGACACTCAAGACATATGGGTCCTGGAGAATGAGAGAAAACCCTGTTGGGCACAGGGTCAAGcctcccacccacacaccccCGTATTTAAACTTCCCTGCGCCCACACTGAGCCAAGATTAACGAAATTATGTTTAACCTCTGAGAAGGAAAGACCATTTAAAGGAAagatttggggggggggacacactgAGAAAgtacccctccaccccccagGAGAAAACGGGAGACTGCTAGTGAAGACTAGCCTGAATGTTCCTACTCTACTCTGACAGGTTACAAAATGGTTGACAAGTGACTTGTCTAGATGAAAACAAATCTAGATATCTGTGCATGAGAGAGCAGTTGTGGTATGTATTCATGTTTGAATGGTGGTTAGGTCTGCATGAGTTATCCATGTTGTGTGTGCCTGAATGTGTCTCAAAATTGAAATATGTGCTCTTGTGGTAATTGTGCCAAAACGTTGTTTCAGAAAAGAGTTGTGTGTttgacacttaaccagcattgagAGTCGAAACTGCTTTTGTTGCTGTCAGCCATGCTATTCAGAGGATCCTGGGAAATGCTGTTTTTCGAGAGCCATGCCTCATACTGTATGAACACACTGGACTACACAACATTGACGCCCCCACCCCTATTACTGGGAGATGATGATGAAGACACCAATGACACATGGGGAAGAAAGGGGCAATGCTTTCTACTCACCTCGGATACTAACGACTGTTCGAACCTGGAAGACCACTTACGGTCTTGTTTGTTTTTAAGATTTGTTTTGGCTGACCATTTTGATCCTGACGCACTTTGTTTTTCACGCTCACCGTGGCTACGTCTGTCTGCATCTCCACTGCTCTCACAGGCTGCTAACTGAACAAGTGCTGATTCATACACATTGATCAGATTAGCAATTTATTCAGTTCAGCCGTAGATACAGAGCGGTGGGATTCTCCATTGTACCTCCTCCAAACTTGAGTGGTGTTGTCACTTTGCATGAAGATTACTGTGAACCTGACCCTTCAAGTCTGACTTTAGACATTATTTTTTTTGGTTGTTGAATGTTTAAATGGAAAGCCCCCCGATCTAATCGGAGGAACGCTCTGTGAAATAAGCAATCATTTCTTTACCAAACCTTTCTCAGTGCAAAGTCATCTCATGCTATTCCTCCAATGCGCTAGTCGAGCACATTTTTATGAAAAATTGGCAGCATTCTGGGAGTCCACTGTGGCAGCAGAGAGGGCGCAGCCACGAAATGAAAGGGATTCTGTGTTCATTTCATTGTTAAATAACAGTCATTTTAGTGAAGGATTCTCCTCACTATGTGACCAGACCTTATTAAACTGGATTATCTGTAAATTAAAATCAAATATGTTTTACTTTGTCCACCTTTTATTTTTGTATCAAGACTCCCAAAGTCGTTAAAGCTATGGCTAATCTAAAACATCTGCAAAAGTCTAAACATGTCTTTAGCTCTCTGACCAAGGAGAGGCCAACTGTGAACCGTTGAGAAAACACTGCCGCACAGCTATCTATTCTATTGCCACTTACAGACTTCACATTCTCTTTTATGGCTGACCATTACTGACGGTGGTTCCCCTTTAGT
The DNA window shown above is from Oncorhynchus mykiss isolate Arlee chromosome 18, USDA_OmykA_1.1, whole genome shotgun sequence and carries:
- the LOC110496138 gene encoding dyslexia-associated protein KIAA0319-like protein isoform X1 encodes the protein MSYAYQNLFSWSRPRLTQPHLLFLSLSFLCRLVAPAGVSAEICRVTGGVLGIHWSSVVDLGWRPLAVGRGSASCWDSCCLEPACSAVWSLGGHCVLLNCSNRGVCEVTSLPQPHIESLGLLQLFSKGTTTARRRRLRRAQTGKGSEAVSQKHGSDHKRSSTGVSKDEELPAPTVGGTSGGAFPQTSDKNHSQLTDGSGEAPSPSQQNSKSEDTIGPASSNSSSVLPANAPTITTSPTQAVHVMPLVSMTVRELVVSAGESVEVTLPRNEVELNAFVVPAPQPGTDYAFDWLLRTHPKDYSGEMEGKHSETLKLSKLTVGLYEFEVTVDGDGAHGEGYVNVTVKPEPRVNKLPVAVVSPKFQEISLPTSSTVIDGSQSTDDDKVVAWHWEEVKGPLREEKVSADTQILTLTGLVPGNYTFSLTVTDSDGAQSSTQATLSVNKAVDYRPVANAGPNQVITLPRNAVTLHGNQSTDDHEPLAYEWSLSPESKGKVVEMQGVRTPALQLSAMQEGDYTFQLTVTDTAGQQDTAQVTVIVQPENNKPPVADAGPEKELTLPVDRTTLDGSKSTDDQNISTYHWKQNKGPDGVKIENADGAVATVTGLQVGEYEFSLTVTDERKLASTDTVTVIVREELDQPPVAHVQSRPAISLPLRTAALDGSHSTDDKGGVGYLWTRDDSSPAAGDVLNNSDHQAVLFLTNLVEGKYSFTLTVTDSKGQSSSDRGTVEVKPDVWQRDLVELVLEVSVSQVSHRQRDMLLRQVGVLLGVLDSDIIVREVSAFNEHSTRLVFLVSGGPGRPPLSGHSVALGLRNKLRKQKNDFLIFKARRVDTVICQLNCSSHGDCDSFTRTCVCHPFWMENFIKGQLWDQESNCEWSVLYVTIASFMIVVAIATFVWGMVCCCRGRKGKMRHKSKSRYKMLNGEEQDGLELHPPRAGRMKPAPAPSSSALMRSDSDLDSDDGQGGVPWTDRERGHLLRPHNGTLENGQGPTRNKKQREELL
- the LOC110496138 gene encoding dyslexia-associated protein KIAA0319-like protein isoform X2; amino-acid sequence: MSYAYQNLFSWSRPRLTQPHLLFLSLSFLCRLVAPAGVSAEICRVTGGVLGIHWSSVVDLGWRPLAVGRGSASCWDSCCLEPACSAVWSLGGHCVLLNCSNRGVCEVTSLPQPHIESLGLLQLFSKGTTTARRRRLRRAQTGKGSEAVSQKHGSDHKRSSTGVSKDEELPAPTVGGTSGGAFPQTSDKNHSQLTDGSGEAPSPSQQNSKSEDTIGPASSNSSSVLPANAPTITTSPTQAVRELVVSAGESVEVTLPRNEVELNAFVVPAPQPGTDYAFDWLLRTHPKDYSGEMEGKHSETLKLSKLTVGLYEFEVTVDGDGAHGEGYVNVTVKPEPRVNKLPVAVVSPKFQEISLPTSSTVIDGSQSTDDDKVVAWHWEEVKGPLREEKVSADTQILTLTGLVPGNYTFSLTVTDSDGAQSSTQATLSVNKAVDYRPVANAGPNQVITLPRNAVTLHGNQSTDDHEPLAYEWSLSPESKGKVVEMQGVRTPALQLSAMQEGDYTFQLTVTDTAGQQDTAQVTVIVQPENNKPPVADAGPEKELTLPVDRTTLDGSKSTDDQNISTYHWKQNKGPDGVKIENADGAVATVTGLQVGEYEFSLTVTDERKLASTDTVTVIVREELDQPPVAHVQSRPAISLPLRTAALDGSHSTDDKGGVGYLWTRDDSSPAAGDVLNNSDHQAVLFLTNLVEGKYSFTLTVTDSKGQSSSDRGTVEVKPDVWQRDLVELVLEVSVSQVSHRQRDMLLRQVGVLLGVLDSDIIVREVSAFNEHSTRLVFLVSGGPGRPPLSGHSVALGLRNKLRKQKNDFLIFKARRVDTVICQLNCSSHGDCDSFTRTCVCHPFWMENFIKGQLWDQESNCEWSVLYVTIASFMIVVAIATFVWGMVCCCRGRKGKMRHKSKSRYKMLNGEEQDGLELHPPRAGRMKPAPAPSSSALMRSDSDLDSDDGQGGVPWTDRERGHLLRPHNGTLENGQGPTRNKKQREELL